The bacterium genome includes the window CCTGGTGTACGCCCGTCATGGGCGTGAACTTATGGGGTGCAAGTCCCCTGTACGAGAATCCAGTCACTGTCGCGAGACAGGGTAAACGAAGTACTAGCCGAAGGCAAGGGCGTCTCCGCGAGGAGGGGTCTGGAGGAAGCCGGAGCGCAAAGCTATGAGCTGACGAACAGAAACAGCATATAAGGCCATCATCCGGACAAGTCAGCACAACATGACGAAGTTCCACGGATTCAGGAGAAATGGTAAATGCTGCGGTTGTGTAGCGACAGTTCACGTTCTTATCCGGGGAGATCTGTCCGAATTGCCGTCCCAGATGTTTGGGGCTGCGCTCTGCATGGCAACATGCCGGGTATCGGGCAGAAGTCAGCAGAAGCCATAGTAGGCGTCGGACGCCGTCCCCATGCGATTGGACGGCTGGAAACAAGCCCGGTTAGCCGGGAAGACTTACCCCGCCGAAGGGCCGAACGAAGAATGGGGAGGAGCCCCAATGAGCTTTCATGACATAGAGAACCCGACCGGGGGAATGCCCATGGAGCGCGTCATTGACCAGCCAAACCCGGAGCAACACCTACTGGAGCGGATACTGTCCAGTGCGAACATGGAGCAAGCGTGGAAACGGGTACGGGCCAACAAAGGCGCACCCGGCGTCGATGGCATTACCATCGAACAATTCCCCGACCATACCCGTACTCACTGGAAAACAATCCGCGAATCGCTGATGACAGGCAGCTACCTTCCCTTGCCGGTGAAACGGGTGGAGATTCCCAAAGCAACGGGCGGAACCCGTCCACTGGGGATACCAACCGTGCTCGACCGGCTGACCCAACAGTCCATTGCCCAAGTGTTGACACCGATCTTCGATCCGGACTTCTCGGAATCAAGTTTCGGTTTCCGTCCCCGTCGTTCAGCGAAAGACGCTGTTCGGCAGGTTCGGGAGTACATCCGGCAGGGCTACCGTATTGCCGTGGATATCGACCTTGCCAAGTTCTTCGACACGGTCAATCACGACCTGCTCATGCATTTGGTGGGCAGAAAAGTCCACGACAAGCGGGTGTTAGCCCTGATCGGCAAGTACCTGCGAGCCGGGGTGAAGGTGAACGGGCGTCTGGAAAAGACCCGCCTGGGTGTTCCCCAGGGTGGGCCGCTCTCACCGCTTTTAGCCAACATCCTGCTCGACACACTGGACAAAGAGCTTGAGACACGCGGTCACAAGTTCGTCCGCTACGCTGACGACTTCGTCATACTGGTCAAAAGCCAGCGTGCCGGTGACCGGGTAATGGAGGGCATGAAAACCTTCCTGACGCACAAACTCAAGCTTACGGTCAATGAAACCAAAAGCTCGGTAGCAAGAACATCCCGCATCGACTTTCTTGGTTTCATCTTCAGCGGAACCCGTATCATCTGGTCTGACAAGGCATACCGGGAATTCAGACGCCGCGTCAAGCAGTACACCGGAAGAAGCTGGCGGGTCTCCATGAAGTACCGGTTGTTTAAGCTGGCCCAATATCTCCGTGGCTGGATGGGGTACTTCGGCATCTCGGAGTATTACCGTGAAATCCCGGAAATAGACGGCTGGATACGGCGCAGAATACGGCTGTGCTACTGGAAACAGTGGCGCTGGTGCCGCACCAAGATTCGGAACCTGCTGAGTATGGGTGTGCAACTTGGCACCTCCATCAGAGCAGGGTTGAATCGCGGCGGCCCGTGGGCTATGTCCCGCAGGCTGGCGGCTCAGCACGGTATGACTAACCAATGGTTGAAGGATCTAGGTCTACTATCTGTCAAAGAACTGTGGGTGAAGCTTCATTACCCGGCTACGGCCCGGTAATTCTATCGAACCGCCCGGTGCGGACCCGCATGCCGGGTGGTGTGGGGGCTGGGGGAGAAAAACCCCCGGCTACCCGATTA containing:
- the ltrA gene encoding group II intron reverse transcriptase/maturase; the encoded protein is MSFHDIENPTGGMPMERVIDQPNPEQHLLERILSSANMEQAWKRVRANKGAPGVDGITIEQFPDHTRTHWKTIRESLMTGSYLPLPVKRVEIPKATGGTRPLGIPTVLDRLTQQSIAQVLTPIFDPDFSESSFGFRPRRSAKDAVRQVREYIRQGYRIAVDIDLAKFFDTVNHDLLMHLVGRKVHDKRVLALIGKYLRAGVKVNGRLEKTRLGVPQGGPLSPLLANILLDTLDKELETRGHKFVRYADDFVILVKSQRAGDRVMEGMKTFLTHKLKLTVNETKSSVARTSRIDFLGFIFSGTRIIWSDKAYREFRRRVKQYTGRSWRVSMKYRLFKLAQYLRGWMGYFGISEYYREIPEIDGWIRRRIRLCYWKQWRWCRTKIRNLLSMGVQLGTSIRAGLNRGGPWAMSRRLAAQHGMTNQWLKDLGLLSVKELWVKLHYPATAR